One window from the genome of Anaerococcus sp. Marseille-Q7828 encodes:
- a CDS encoding IS3 family transposase (programmed frameshift): MVEIFNQGNYTYKKLGEEYDIAPSTIRDWVNRYNNSNSFDIDDNRTEEEKELIKLRKKVKQLEMENDILKQAALLLGKKLKLIISNRDKYSTSAMCKFLGIPRSLIYYHLNKKESKYNLKTEELLEEKIKEIFRKSKNAYGSRKIKVELEKQDIIVSRRKICRIMKKHALVSSYTVKQYKVEKTTCNNKKINNKIDRQFDNRPSLQACVSDLTYVRVGNSWNYICAIIDLHNREIIGYAAGKNKSADLVKEAIYSIKYPLNKIKIFHTDRGREFDNKSIDKILDIFGIERSLSGKGSPYDNAVAEAFNKVMKTEFVYQKEFKNLKQLKLELSEYVYWYNNLRIHGSLGYLSPVKYRNQILASN; encoded by the exons ATGGTAGAAATCTTTAACCAAGGTAACTACACATATAAAAAATTGGGAGAAGAATACGACATAGCACCATCAACAATAAGAGATTGGGTTAATAGATACAACAACTCAAATTCCTTCGACATTGATGATAATAGAACAGAAGAAGAAAAGGAATTAATCAAACTAAGAAAAAAAGTAAAACAGCTTGAAATGGAAAATGATATTTTAAAGCAAGCTGCACTACTACTAGGCAAAAAGT TAAAGCTCATAATCTCAAATAGGGATAAATACAGTACTAGTGCAATGTGTAAGTTTTTAGGTATACCAAGAAGTTTAATATACTATCATCTAAACAAAAAAGAATCAAAATATAACCTAAAAACCGAAGAGCTTTTAGAAGAAAAAATCAAAGAAATATTCAGGAAAAGTAAAAATGCATATGGATCAAGAAAAATCAAAGTAGAGTTGGAAAAACAAGATATCATAGTATCACGAAGAAAAATATGCAGAATAATGAAAAAACATGCCTTAGTATCAAGCTATACAGTAAAACAATACAAGGTAGAAAAAACCACATGTAACAATAAAAAGATTAATAACAAGATAGATAGACAATTTGACAATAGGCCATCTTTACAAGCATGTGTAAGTGACTTAACTTACGTAAGAGTAGGAAATAGTTGGAACTACATCTGTGCAATAATAGATTTACACAATCGAGAAATAATAGGATATGCAGCAGGAAAAAATAAGAGCGCAGATTTAGTAAAAGAAGCAATATATTCAATCAAGTACCCATTAAATAAAATAAAAATATTTCACACAGATAGAGGACGAGAATTTGACAACAAAAGCATAGATAAAATTCTAGACATATTTGGCATAGAAAGATCCTTAAGTGGAAAGGGAAGTCCATATGATAATGCAGTAGCTGAAGCATTTAATAAGGTGATGAAAACAGAATTTGTTTATCAGAAAGAATTTAAAAACTTAAAACAACTAAAATTAGAACTATCAGAATATGTTTATTGGTACAACAACCTAAGAATCCATGGATCCTTAGGTTACTTGTCACCAGTTAAATATAGAAACCAAATCTTAGCTAGTAACTAG
- a CDS encoding peptidoglycan amidohydrolase family protein translates to MPSIDKMLAFARSKHHKVKYSMAYPARLGPGSMDCSSFVYYSLIAGGFLPANTTIGNTETLYKEKGKALEEIYSYQEILPGDIFIRGIEGRSAGAGGHTGIFTRKGEIIHCNALNNTVTINNESSFIRYFLDCKRSYAERYFRPVGKSEQKYINKTGKAIVHYPTNVRAHPSTKGPIVATYPANSTIYYDRILAANGYWWLSYIGQSSGKRRYVAYKDNKNSWISL, encoded by the coding sequence ATGCCATCAATTGACAAAATGCTAGCCTTTGCCAGATCCAAACACCACAAGGTGAAATATTCCATGGCCTACCCAGCTCGTCTGGGTCCAGGGTCCATGGACTGCTCATCCTTTGTCTACTATAGCCTCATAGCAGGGGGATTCTTGCCGGCAAACACCACCATAGGCAACACAGAAACCCTATACAAAGAAAAAGGCAAGGCCTTAGAAGAAATCTACTCCTACCAAGAAATCTTGCCCGGAGATATATTTATCAGAGGCATAGAGGGCAGATCTGCCGGAGCAGGCGGACACACGGGGATTTTCACCAGAAAAGGGGAAATCATCCACTGCAACGCCCTAAATAACACCGTCACCATCAACAACGAATCATCCTTCATCAGATATTTCTTGGACTGCAAGCGTTCATATGCCGAGCGCTACTTTAGGCCTGTAGGTAAAAGCGAGCAGAAATATATCAACAAAACTGGCAAGGCCATAGTCCACTACCCAACCAATGTCAGAGCTCACCCCTCAACCAAGGGCCCAATCGTAGCCACCTATCCAGCCAATTCCACCATCTACTATGATAGAATCCTTGCCGCAAATGGCTATTGGTGGCTATCATACATCGGCCAAAGCTCTGGCAAAAGGAGATATGTAGCCTACAAAGACAACAAAAATTCCTGGATTAGCCTCTAA
- a CDS encoding YvrJ family protein: protein MDITKLIGDLGFPIVITLILIYQIDGKLDQILQEIREIKND from the coding sequence ATGGATATAACAAAACTAATCGGAGACCTAGGCTTTCCAATAGTGATAACCCTGATACTAATCTATCAGATAGATGGGAAGCTAGACCAAATCTTACAAGAAATCAGAGAAATCAAAAACGACTAA
- a CDS encoding helix-turn-helix transcriptional regulator, whose protein sequence is MILADKIINLRKKESMTQEDLAHEMGVSRQSVSKWESSMAMPDLDKIVKLSNIFGVSTDFLLNDDLGMENIIVNDNEESKERLVDLKALNEYYDSYEKIARSIALAIPLFILSSLPVLILGGTNEGLAIVLTLILVAISVAICIHAGFVSDSIEYVEKESYTFAYGVEGVIKKNLDAYMPTLKRNVIIAVLLYILSPIGYIVENPAKDGYNIVFLVLIALATSLISYTLIKYSSLRDILAYRDPKKQKKESWMNKFSAILWISTIAIFLIYSYTSGNWGRSWIIFVIAGVIQIAVSIIFD, encoded by the coding sequence ATGATATTAGCAGATAAAATTATAAATCTTAGAAAAAAAGAATCTATGACCCAAGAAGACCTGGCCCACGAAATGGGTGTCAGTCGCCAATCAGTTTCCAAGTGGGAAAGCTCTATGGCCATGCCAGATTTAGACAAAATAGTCAAACTTTCAAACATTTTTGGAGTATCCACAGACTTCCTACTAAATGATGACCTAGGTATGGAAAATATTATAGTAAATGACAATGAGGAAAGCAAAGAAAGATTGGTTGATCTTAAAGCTTTGAACGAATATTATGATAGCTACGAAAAAATTGCAAGATCAATTGCCCTTGCTATTCCACTTTTTATCCTATCTTCGTTGCCAGTCCTAATATTGGGAGGAACTAATGAGGGGTTGGCAATAGTTCTCACATTGATACTAGTGGCCATATCTGTAGCTATATGTATACACGCAGGCTTTGTTTCAGATTCTATAGAATATGTAGAAAAAGAATCCTACACCTTTGCCTATGGAGTGGAAGGCGTCATCAAGAAAAACCTTGATGCCTATATGCCGACATTAAAAAGAAACGTCATAATAGCAGTACTCTTATACATCCTATCCCCAATAGGCTATATAGTAGAAAACCCAGCAAAAGATGGATATAACATAGTATTTCTAGTCCTAATAGCCCTAGCAACTTCGCTTATTTCCTATACCCTTATCAAATATTCGTCACTTCGCGACATTTTGGCATACAGGGATCCTAAAAAACAAAAGAAAGAATCATGGATGAACAAGTTTTCAGCCATACTTTGGATATCAACCATAGCAATTTTCCTAATCTACAGCTACACAAGTGGCAATTGGGGCAGAAGTTGGATTATATTTGTCATAGCTGGCGTCATCCAAATAGCAGTTTCAATTATCTTTGACTAA
- a CDS encoding poly(R)-hydroxyalkanoic acid synthase subunit PhaE, which yields MTEYYNAWKEMFENSQKMMNDWMGAFTNPGQAKDSTDASASFNPYNYQDFVNMQQNWYKDWKNMYQGMNNMYKGMDTANSMFNGPYQVWVDMMDSYNPFQIGQSMNPFNRDVFEKMQNSQKLYLSLYEQWKQFNDQILKPGSDNLNKNIHEMAEQFNKVFTSNFIPLMPKELQGLALNTQSYFNTYFKSMENFLGPWAYAYQNIADITMQSMFDDPMKFSDTLKQWKAAYDQTFGILVKSPVVGSSRELLEQNNKAVNAMIEMLVAVSEYMTRTASIGYKYSKEYFENYATSIQEGEQPKTFKEFYDMWSKYVEDAIETYFYTDEFAEVLAKTAETSMIFKVEYDKVIEKSLSNLPIVTISQVDGVYEKVYNLRRELREVKKELGDLKASLNTKTEQK from the coding sequence ATGACTGAATATTACAACGCATGGAAAGAAATGTTTGAGAATTCTCAAAAAATGATGAATGACTGGATGGGAGCTTTTACTAATCCTGGCCAAGCTAAGGATAGTACCGATGCAAGTGCAAGCTTCAATCCTTACAACTATCAAGATTTTGTTAATATGCAACAAAATTGGTACAAAGATTGGAAAAATATGTACCAAGGAATGAACAATATGTACAAGGGGATGGATACAGCAAATTCAATGTTTAACGGTCCTTACCAAGTTTGGGTTGACATGATGGATTCTTATAATCCATTCCAAATAGGCCAAAGCATGAATCCTTTTAACCGTGACGTTTTTGAAAAAATGCAAAATTCACAAAAGTTGTATCTATCACTTTATGAACAATGGAAACAATTTAATGACCAAATTTTAAAACCAGGTAGTGATAATCTAAACAAGAACATCCATGAAATGGCTGAGCAGTTTAATAAAGTATTTACATCAAACTTTATTCCACTTATGCCAAAGGAATTGCAAGGTCTTGCACTAAATACTCAAAGCTATTTCAACACATATTTTAAATCAATGGAAAACTTCTTGGGTCCATGGGCATATGCTTATCAAAATATTGCTGATATTACAATGCAAAGTATGTTTGATGATCCTATGAAGTTCTCAGATACACTAAAACAATGGAAGGCTGCTTATGATCAAACATTTGGTATTTTGGTAAAATCACCAGTGGTTGGATCATCACGTGAGCTATTGGAACAAAATAACAAGGCTGTCAACGCTATGATTGAAATGCTTGTTGCAGTTTCTGAATATATGACAAGAACAGCTTCAATAGGATATAAGTACTCAAAAGAATACTTTGAAAACTATGCAACATCAATTCAAGAAGGAGAGCAACCAAAGACATTTAAAGAATTCTATGATATGTGGTCTAAATATGTTGAGGATGCTATCGAAACATATTTCTACACAGATGAATTTGCAGAAGTTTTAGCAAAAACAGCAGAAACTTCAATGATCTTTAAAGTTGAATATGATAAAGTTATAGAAAAATCTCTATCTAACCTACCAATAGTTACTATCTCACAAGTTGATGGTGTTTACGAAAAAGTATACAACTTAAGACGCGAATTAAGGGAAGTGAAAAAAGAACTAGGGGATCTAAAGGCTAGCCTTAATACAAAAACTGAACAAAAATAA
- a CDS encoding helix-turn-helix domain-containing protein, whose product MKYSYEFKKECVQLYREGKWPDTPEGTTEKNFHDSIRIWFKLEELHGPEILKHGNNINWTPDEKLEMVSKVLAGNSIKSVAIEYGINDGQLYSWVNKYKNYGYNGLVNKKKGRKSKNTSMKSKNNHKVKELNESEREELIRLRAENEYIKAENEIIKKEIALREERYAAQLKAKKQRLSKNSKKKDTN is encoded by the coding sequence ATGAAATATAGTTATGAATTCAAAAAAGAATGTGTACAGTTGTATAGGGAAGGTAAATGGCCTGATACACCTGAAGGGACCACCGAAAAAAACTTTCATGATTCAATTAGAATATGGTTTAAGTTAGAAGAACTTCATGGACCAGAAATTTTAAAACATGGAAATAATATCAATTGGACACCTGATGAGAAGTTAGAAATGGTATCTAAGGTATTAGCTGGAAATTCAATAAAGTCTGTAGCAATTGAATACGGAATTAATGATGGACAACTCTATTCATGGGTTAACAAGTATAAAAATTATGGATATAATGGTCTTGTTAATAAAAAGAAAGGCCGTAAATCTAAAAATACAAGTATGAAAAGTAAAAATAACCATAAAGTAAAAGAACTTAATGAATCTGAAAGAGAAGAACTAATAAGACTTAGAGCAGAGAATGAATATATAAAGGCAGAAAATGAAATAATAAAAAAAGAGATCGCCTTGAGAGAAGAACGTTACGCTGCGCAACTCAAGGCGAAAAAGCAGCGATTGTCAAAGAACTCAAAGAAAAAGGATACAAACTAA
- a CDS encoding triphosphoribosyl-dephospho-CoA synthase, with amino-acid sequence MRNIENYTNALAKAIHKELNRKLSFGCVNLWSNGSHDDMDYDLFIKSKNSIIKSLQEVPWEEIRDFYQLREFGKNVEDQMFKATDGINTHKGLIFLHMFLAKAYMGKVKWKDLSSYTKTLSKGLLADYNKNNKAKKRNNYDLEDIRFYPLNGFKPLTNIADNNYLKEISDLELTLYLIAKTDDTTTLGRSNLRTLRMVQEKSSEILKINDRENFYMQAKILSDYYVNNHISSGGVADLFTTIRTLEYLREDFND; translated from the coding sequence ATGAGAAATATTGAAAATTACACAAATGCTTTGGCAAAGGCAATACATAAAGAATTGAATAGGAAACTATCTTTTGGCTGTGTCAACTTATGGTCTAATGGATCTCACGATGACATGGACTACGACCTGTTTATAAAATCCAAAAATTCAATAATAAAATCTTTGCAAGAGGTCCCATGGGAAGAAATTCGTGATTTTTATCAACTTCGTGAATTCGGCAAAAATGTTGAAGATCAAATGTTTAAGGCTACAGATGGCATAAACACCCATAAGGGTTTGATTTTCTTGCATATGTTTCTGGCCAAGGCTTATATGGGCAAAGTAAAATGGAAGGACTTAAGTTCTTATACAAAAACATTATCAAAAGGCTTACTTGCAGATTATAATAAGAACAATAAAGCAAAAAAACGGAACAACTATGACTTAGAGGATATCAGATTCTATCCCTTAAACGGCTTTAAACCTCTAACAAATATAGCAGATAATAACTACCTAAAAGAAATAAGTGATTTAGAATTGACTTTATATTTGATAGCAAAAACTGATGATACAACTACTTTAGGAAGGTCTAATCTAAGAACTCTGAGAATGGTCCAAGAAAAATCTAGTGAGATATTAAAAATAAATGATAGGGAAAATTTCTATATGCAAGCAAAAATTTTAAGTGATTATTATGTAAATAATCATATATCATCAGGCGGAGTTGCTGATTTATTTACTACAATTAGGACCTTGGAATATTTAAGGGAGGACTTTAATGATTAA
- the msrB gene encoding peptide-methionine (R)-S-oxide reductase MsrB has protein sequence MYNKPSDEELKKNLSLISYEVTQHSATERPFSSEYDDFYEDGIYVDIVSGEALFSSKDKFNAGCGWPSFAKTLDDSDIVEHEDLSHGMVRTEVRSKDADSHLGHVFPDGPAELGGLRYCINGASLRFIPKGDLEKEGYGKYLSIFED, from the coding sequence ATGTATAATAAACCAAGTGATGAAGAATTAAAGAAAAATCTTTCTCTAATTTCCTATGAAGTGACCCAACATTCGGCTACGGAAAGGCCTTTTTCTTCTGAGTATGATGATTTTTATGAAGATGGAATTTATGTTGATATAGTTTCTGGTGAAGCTCTTTTTTCATCTAAGGATAAGTTCAATGCAGGTTGTGGATGGCCTTCTTTTGCTAAGACACTTGATGATTCTGATATAGTGGAGCATGAAGACCTCTCTCACGGCATGGTTCGTACTGAGGTTAGAAGTAAGGATGCTGATAGCCACCTAGGCCATGTTTTTCCTGATGGACCAGCTGAACTTGGTGGACTACGTTATTGTATCAACGGAGCTAGCCTAAGATTTATCCCAAAGGGAGATTTAGAAAAAGAAGGATATGGAAAGTATTTAAGTATTTTTGAAGATTAA
- a CDS encoding co-chaperone GroES, with product MELKPIGDRVVIKKAEAEKTTQSGIVLPESAQEKPVYAEVVAISDDILKDEKRKDSLAVGDKVIYSQYAGTEVKLDDTDYIVVKYIDILAVVK from the coding sequence ATGGAATTAAAACCTATAGGAGATAGAGTCGTTATTAAAAAAGCTGAGGCAGAAAAGACAACTCAATCTGGAATTGTTCTTCCAGAATCTGCTCAAGAAAAACCTGTATATGCAGAGGTTGTAGCTATCAGTGATGATATTTTAAAAGACGAAAAGAGAAAAGATTCTCTTGCTGTTGGGGACAAGGTAATTTATTCTCAATACGCAGGTACAGAAGTTAAATTAGATGATACTGATTACATTGTTGTAAAATATATCGATATTTTGGCAGTTGTAAAATAA
- a CDS encoding IS3 family transposase — protein sequence MVKELKEKGYKLKYLLIAIDMPRSTYYFEINKVDKIKNKNSHIADKITQIFNLHKGRYGVRRVYMELVNQGYVINHKRVQRIMHELKLFGKRSKEKYHSYKGKVGKVADNIINRDFKADRPLQKWATDVSEFKFSWGKCYISPILDMYTNEIISYDLSLRPNLKQISNMLEKAFNKFPKLNNLILHSDQGWQYQHKYYVNELKKHDIRQSMSRKGNCYDNSIMETFFGRLKNEIYYGYEKSYSSFEEFSRAIEEYIDYYNNERIQSKTKWMPPTKYRLASTTIS from the coding sequence ATTGTCAAAGAACTCAAAGAAAAAGGATACAAACTAAAATATCTTTTAATAGCTATTGATATGCCAAGGTCAACATACTATTTTGAAATAAATAAAGTTGATAAGATAAAAAATAAGAATAGTCATATCGCAGATAAAATAACCCAAATATTTAACTTACACAAAGGCAGATATGGAGTAAGAAGAGTATATATGGAGTTGGTAAATCAAGGTTATGTCATAAATCATAAAAGAGTGCAAAGGATAATGCATGAGTTAAAGCTATTCGGAAAAAGGTCTAAAGAAAAATACCACTCATATAAGGGGAAGGTAGGTAAAGTAGCTGATAATATAATAAATAGAGATTTTAAGGCAGATAGACCTCTACAAAAATGGGCCACTGATGTATCAGAATTTAAATTTTCTTGGGGTAAATGCTACATCTCTCCAATACTTGATATGTATACAAATGAGATAATATCTTATGACTTATCCTTACGCCCTAATTTAAAACAAATATCTAATATGTTAGAAAAAGCATTTAACAAATTTCCGAAACTAAATAATCTGATACTACATTCAGATCAAGGATGGCAATACCAACATAAATACTATGTGAATGAGCTTAAAAAACATGACATAAGACAATCAATGTCAAGGAAGGGAAATTGCTATGATAACTCCATTATGGAGACATTCTTTGGAAGATTAAAAAATGAAATTTATTATGGTTATGAAAAGAGCTATAGCTCTTTTGAAGAATTTTCGAGAGCAATAGAGGAATATATTGATTATTACAATAACGAGAGAATTCAATCCAAAACAAAATGGATGCCACCTACAAAGTATAGGTTAGCATCCACTACAATTAGTTAA
- the citC gene encoding [citrate (pro-3S)-lyase] ligase — protein sequence MIKIYPKLIEKDKNDVNALLDQEGIRFEENVQKTFGKYQDDKLIATASIYKNIIKCVAIDPSYKGGALFNEMMTTLINEINQNSYDSAFVYTKPIYETSFAAIGFNVIERVDNELIFMQKARYGFASYIEKLKQSKVDGDVIGSVVLNANPFTLGHQYLVDYGAKHSTYLHIFVVSEDASYFSTTNRYNMVKLGVKDYDNIIIHPTDSYLVSSATFPSYFIDEEKSITKIHASLDARIFKYHIGKALGINKRFVGTEPIDESTRLYNETMREIFENEPNKLDLVEITRKESSGEVISASRVRALIEDGKIEQIKNLVPQSTYEYIKNHNL from the coding sequence ATGATTAAAATTTATCCTAAATTGATAGAAAAAGATAAAAATGACGTAAATGCTTTGCTCGACCAAGAAGGGATACGTTTTGAAGAAAATGTACAAAAAACATTTGGAAAGTACCAAGATGACAAACTCATTGCTACAGCTTCAATTTATAAAAACATTATAAAATGTGTAGCTATTGACCCATCTTATAAGGGAGGGGCACTTTTTAACGAAATGATGACCACCCTTATTAATGAAATTAATCAAAATTCATATGATTCTGCTTTTGTCTACACCAAGCCAATTTATGAGACTTCATTTGCCGCAATAGGTTTTAATGTGATTGAAAGAGTTGATAATGAATTAATCTTTATGCAAAAAGCAAGATATGGTTTTGCATCTTACATAGAAAAGCTTAAACAATCTAAAGTAGATGGCGATGTAATTGGATCCGTAGTTCTAAATGCCAACCCCTTTACCCTGGGCCACCAATACTTAGTCGATTATGGAGCAAAACACTCAACTTACTTACATATTTTTGTAGTCAGTGAAGATGCGTCATATTTTTCTACTACAAATAGGTACAACATGGTAAAGTTAGGTGTAAAAGACTACGATAATATCATAATCCATCCTACAGACTCATATCTTGTATCATCGGCTACCTTCCCTTCATATTTTATTGACGAAGAGAAGTCAATTACCAAAATCCACGCAAGTCTTGATGCAAGAATTTTTAAATACCATATAGGAAAAGCTCTTGGTATCAACAAAAGATTTGTAGGTACTGAGCCAATTGATGAATCGACTAGGTTATATAATGAAACTATGAGAGAAATCTTTGAAAATGAGCCAAATAAGTTAGACCTTGTAGAAATCACCAGAAAAGAATCCTCTGGAGAAGTTATATCAGCCTCTCGAGTGAGGGCACTGATAGAGGATGGAAAGATTGAGCAAATCAAAAACCTAGTTCCTCAAAGCACTTATGAATATATTAAAAACCATAATTTATAA
- the groL gene encoding chaperonin GroEL (60 kDa chaperone family; promotes refolding of misfolded polypeptides especially under stressful conditions; forms two stacked rings of heptamers to form a barrel-shaped 14mer; ends can be capped by GroES; misfolded proteins enter the barrel where they are refolded when GroES binds): MAKDIYYGKDARDGLERGIDKLANAVKVTLGPKGRNVVLDKSYGAPTITNDGVTIAQEIELEDRFENMGAQLVKEVATKTNDVAGDGTTTATVLAQAIIKEGLKNLAAGANPIVLNKGLKKATDVTVDYIKDNSHDIVDKQSIENVGTISSADPEIGKFIADAMEKVGNDGVITVEESKTTDTYLDVVEGMQFDKGYLSPYMATDNEKMVAELEDPYILLTDKKISNIQDLLPLLEQIVQAGRPLLIIADDVDGEALTTLILNKLRGTFNVVAVKAPGYGDRRKAMLEDIAILTGATVISEDLNMDLKETEIEMLGSAKKVKVDKDNTTIVEGKGDKDALEERVSHIRQQIEAEESTYETEKLQERVAKLAGGVAVINVGAATETEMQEKKYRIEDALSATRAAVEEGIVAGGGVVLIGAIEKVAELKESLEGDEKTGAAIIEKALESPLRQIVENAGMDGSVIVQNVKTSGKDEGYDAYNDEYVNMFEAGIVEPTKVTRSALQNAVSVSGMILTTEAAVADIPKEEPEMPAGMPGMY, from the coding sequence ATGGCTAAAGATATTTATTATGGTAAAGATGCCCGTGATGGTTTAGAACGTGGTATCGACAAACTAGCAAATGCAGTTAAAGTTACTCTTGGACCAAAGGGACGTAATGTAGTTCTTGACAAATCATACGGTGCACCAACTATTACAAATGATGGTGTAACTATTGCCCAAGAAATCGAACTTGAAGATAGATTTGAAAATATGGGAGCTCAACTTGTAAAAGAAGTTGCTACAAAGACAAATGATGTGGCAGGGGATGGTACAACAACAGCTACAGTACTTGCTCAAGCTATTATCAAAGAAGGCCTTAAAAACCTTGCAGCTGGTGCTAACCCAATCGTACTAAACAAGGGACTTAAAAAAGCAACAGATGTTACAGTTGACTACATCAAAGATAATTCTCACGACATAGTAGACAAACAATCCATAGAAAATGTTGGTACAATCTCATCAGCAGACCCAGAAATTGGTAAATTCATCGCTGATGCTATGGAAAAAGTAGGCAACGACGGAGTTATCACAGTTGAAGAATCAAAAACAACTGACACTTACCTAGATGTTGTTGAAGGTATGCAATTTGACAAGGGATACCTATCACCATATATGGCAACAGACAATGAAAAAATGGTTGCAGAACTTGAAGATCCATACATCCTATTAACAGATAAGAAAATCTCAAATATCCAAGACCTACTACCATTACTTGAACAAATAGTACAAGCTGGCCGCCCACTACTTATCATTGCTGATGATGTAGACGGAGAAGCACTAACAACACTTATCCTAAACAAACTAAGAGGAACATTCAACGTTGTAGCAGTAAAAGCACCAGGCTATGGTGATAGAAGAAAAGCAATGCTTGAAGATATTGCAATCCTTACAGGAGCAACAGTAATTTCTGAAGATTTGAATATGGATCTTAAAGAAACAGAAATTGAAATGCTAGGATCAGCTAAGAAAGTAAAAGTTGACAAAGACAACACTACAATAGTAGAAGGTAAAGGCGACAAAGATGCTCTAGAAGAAAGAGTAAGCCACATCCGCCAACAAATCGAAGCTGAAGAATCAACATATGAAACAGAAAAACTTCAAGAAAGAGTAGCAAAACTTGCAGGTGGTGTTGCAGTAATAAACGTAGGTGCAGCAACTGAAACAGAAATGCAAGAAAAGAAATACAGAATCGAAGATGCCCTATCAGCAACAAGAGCAGCAGTAGAAGAAGGAATAGTAGCTGGTGGTGGAGTAGTTCTAATCGGAGCTATCGAAAAAGTAGCAGAACTTAAAGAAAGCCTAGAAGGTGACGAAAAAACAGGAGCAGCAATCATAGAAAAAGCCCTAGAATCACCACTAAGACAAATAGTAGAAAACGCAGGAATGGACGGATCTGTAATAGTACAAAACGTTAAAACATCCGGCAAAGACGAAGGCTACGACGCATATAACGACGAATACGTAAATATGTTCGAAGCAGGTATCGTAGAACCAACAAAAGTAACAAGAAGCGCCCTACAAAACGCAGTAAGTGTATCAGGAATGATACTAACAACAGAAGCGGCAGTAGCAGACATACCAAAAGAAGAACCAGAAATGCCAGCAGGCATGCCTGGAATGTATTAA